One region of Chlamydiales bacterium genomic DNA includes:
- a CDS encoding ABC transporter ATP-binding protein: MKKEAIVCKSIKKAYGEGENRIEALRGIDMAIDEERLALLVGPSGSGKTTLLSVITTILTPDEGSLFLFGQEPLKMHSDEKAFFCQKTLGIVFQSLFLVPTLTVLENVTLPLLIAGCKQQEAIERAMSILKKMHLDGRANTLATLLSKGQQQRVAIARALVNDAKIIICDEPTSALDHVAGNEVMALLKNLVEEAAKTVLVVTHDHRIFSFADQIIKMDDGQIIYE; encoded by the coding sequence ATGAAAAAAGAGGCAATTGTTTGTAAAAGCATAAAAAAGGCTTATGGAGAGGGTGAAAATCGTATTGAGGCTCTTAGGGGGATTGATATGGCTATCGACGAAGAGCGTCTTGCTCTATTAGTTGGGCCTTCAGGATCTGGTAAGACAACACTTTTGTCTGTAATTACAACGATTTTAACACCCGATGAGGGTTCTCTCTTTTTATTTGGACAAGAGCCTTTGAAAATGCACTCTGATGAAAAAGCATTTTTTTGTCAAAAAACACTTGGTATTGTCTTCCAGTCACTTTTTTTAGTTCCAACACTTACAGTTCTTGAAAATGTTACGCTGCCTTTATTAATTGCTGGATGTAAACAGCAAGAAGCCATTGAAAGGGCTATGTCTATCCTCAAGAAAATGCATTTAGATGGGCGTGCAAATACTCTTGCAACTCTTTTGTCAAAAGGGCAACAACAGAGAGTTGCCATTGCAAGAGCTCTTGTCAATGATGCTAAGATCATCATTTGTGATGAGCCAACAAGTGCTTTAGATCATGTTGCTGGAAATGAGGTAATGGCATTATTGAAAAATTTGGTAGAAGAAGCTGCAAAAACGGTGCTAGTGGTTACGCATGACCATCGTATTTTTTCATTTGCGGATCAAATTATTAAAATGGATGATGGTCAGATTATTTATGAATAG
- a CDS encoding ABC transporter permease: MFALALKILIGNRASCIGMIFGVFLATLLISQQSAIFLGLASRSYRIVTDIPEPNLWVMDKATESDDKVRKMPLSYLDIIRSVTGIKWAVPIGHVMVQLVTQSGLFQICELYGVDDATLIGAPMQMIEGQVKDLRREGGVIVDVYSANTSFARKLPDGTKIPLRIGDEFEMNGKRAVVVGICKVTQGFFPQPIIFTAYSQFLRFDPSMANRLDFIAAKTDPNENIEDIQKRINAIDGFAAFTKDQFEWRIIEDFLKTGVLINFALSVALGIIIGFSIVGQTFYLMTLQNLPYYALVKSLGGTLKMIFQMIAVQVFTVGVIGFCLGIGTTVLWGMAIKDTTLAFLFNWQLLLFTWMIIVTVCAFAAILSMRKVYKTDPKTLTGN, encoded by the coding sequence ATGTTTGCACTAGCACTTAAAATACTTATTGGAAATAGAGCCTCTTGCATAGGAATGATTTTTGGGGTCTTTCTTGCAACACTGCTCATTTCTCAGCAGTCCGCTATATTTTTAGGGCTTGCATCTCGCTCTTACCGCATTGTCACAGATATCCCAGAGCCAAATTTGTGGGTTATGGATAAAGCTACAGAAAGCGATGACAAGGTGCGAAAAATGCCGCTGAGTTACCTGGACATTATCCGCAGTGTTACTGGTATTAAGTGGGCAGTTCCCATTGGCCATGTCATGGTGCAGCTTGTTACGCAATCGGGTTTATTTCAGATTTGTGAGCTTTATGGTGTGGATGATGCTACATTGATCGGCGCTCCCATGCAAATGATTGAGGGGCAAGTGAAGGATTTGCGTCGCGAAGGAGGAGTCATTGTGGATGTGTATTCTGCGAACACATCTTTTGCAAGAAAGCTTCCTGACGGCACAAAGATTCCTCTTAGAATAGGGGATGAGTTTGAAATGAATGGTAAAAGAGCAGTTGTTGTTGGTATTTGTAAAGTGACGCAAGGCTTTTTTCCACAACCCATTATCTTCACAGCTTATAGCCAATTTCTTCGCTTTGATCCTTCCATGGCAAATCGTTTAGATTTTATTGCTGCAAAAACGGATCCAAATGAAAATATTGAGGATATTCAAAAAAGAATCAATGCTATAGATGGTTTTGCAGCCTTTACAAAGGATCAATTTGAATGGAGAATCATTGAAGACTTTTTAAAGACAGGCGTATTGATTAACTTTGCACTTTCGGTAGCTCTTGGTATCATTATTGGATTTTCTATTGTAGGCCAGACTTTTTATCTGATGACCCTGCAAAACTTGCCCTACTATGCTTTGGTAAAGTCTCTTGGAGGTACCTTGAAGATGATTTTTCAGATGATTGCAGTTCAGGTGTTTACAGTGGGTGTTATCGGGTTTTGCTTGGGTATTGGCACAACTGTTCTCTGGGGCATGGCGATTAAAGATACAACGCTTGCATTTCTCTTTAACTGGCAGTTATTACTTTTTACATGGATGATTATTGTAACCGTTTGCGCTTTTGCTGCAATACTTAGTATGCGTAAAGTGTATAAGACAGATCCTAAAACATTGACTGGGAACTGA